A part of Liolophura sinensis isolate JHLJ2023 chromosome 1, CUHK_Ljap_v2, whole genome shotgun sequence genomic DNA contains:
- the LOC135469211 gene encoding transcription factor A, mitochondrial-like isoform X1 produces the protein MAVKLGSVQSGLSLINALFRIGSSKCIRPACETTNLCRYFGSNKLQPPKRPLTAFFDFLGQKRDEIKLNNPGAKVQEVAAIAGQMWKTISEEEKKALQDRAHRRMEAYKVQRLQFLDQLTPAEREELVVSQREHRRKRKHRRHVLELHKLGKPKRPVSPFFVFVRASQVERGDAPIQQFVKGLAERWKMMPEEEKEMYREEAQMDTERYYRHMEVWEAKMIKAGRPDLVRGYHKKSRSRRAKRRKNPSKRKARRKSATRNQPDEMYEE, from the exons ATGGCGGTCAAACTTGGAAGTGTACAGAGTGGGCTTTCACTTATCAATGCTCTGTTCAGGATAGGCTCATCGAAATGTATCAG GCCAGCATGCGAGACAACAAATTTGTGTCGATACTTTGGCAGTAATAAGCTACAGCCACCAAAAAGGCCTCTTACAGCTTTTTTCGATTTTCTTGGACAAAAAAGGGATGAAATCAAACTTAACAATCCAG GTGCCAAAGTTCAAGAGGTGGCAGCCATTGCTGGGCAGATGTGGAAGACAATCAGTGAAGAAGAGAAGAAG GCTCTGCAGGATCGAGCCCATCGGCGGATGGAAGCGTACAAAGTTCAGCGTCTACAGTTTCTGGATCAGTTGACACCAGCAGAGAGAGAAGAATTGGTTGTCTCGCAACGGGAACACAGGCGAAAGAGGAAACACAGGAGGCATGTATTG GAGTTGCACAAACTGGGAAAACCTAAACGACCAGTTTCCCCATTCTTTGTGTTTGTACGGGCCAGTCAGGTGGAGAGAGGGGATGCTCCCATACAG CAGTTTGTGAAAGGGTTGGCAGAAAGATGGAAAATGATgcctgaagaagaaaaagag ATGTACAGAGAGGAGGCACAGATGGACACTGAGCGTTATTACCGGCACATGGAAGTCTGGGAAGCTAAGATGATCAAGGCTGGTCGACCAGACCTGGTGAGAGGTTACCACAAAAAATCACGGTCGAGACGGGCTAAGAGGAGGAAGAACCCGTCCAAGAGGAAAGCAAGACGAAAATCAGCAACCAGAAACCAACCTGATGAGATGTATGAGGAGTGA
- the LOC135469211 gene encoding transcription factor A, mitochondrial-like isoform X2, translating into MAVKLGSVQSGLSLINALFRIGSSKCIRPACETTNLCRYFGSNKLQPPKRPLTAFFDFLGQKRDEIKLNNPGAKVQEVAAIAGQMWKTISEEEKKALQDRAHRRMEAYKVQRLQFLDQLTPAEREELVVSQREHRRKRKHRRHVLELHKLGKPKRPVSPFFVFVRASQVERGDAPIQFVKGLAERWKMMPEEEKEMYREEAQMDTERYYRHMEVWEAKMIKAGRPDLVRGYHKKSRSRRAKRRKNPSKRKARRKSATRNQPDEMYEE; encoded by the exons ATGGCGGTCAAACTTGGAAGTGTACAGAGTGGGCTTTCACTTATCAATGCTCTGTTCAGGATAGGCTCATCGAAATGTATCAG GCCAGCATGCGAGACAACAAATTTGTGTCGATACTTTGGCAGTAATAAGCTACAGCCACCAAAAAGGCCTCTTACAGCTTTTTTCGATTTTCTTGGACAAAAAAGGGATGAAATCAAACTTAACAATCCAG GTGCCAAAGTTCAAGAGGTGGCAGCCATTGCTGGGCAGATGTGGAAGACAATCAGTGAAGAAGAGAAGAAG GCTCTGCAGGATCGAGCCCATCGGCGGATGGAAGCGTACAAAGTTCAGCGTCTACAGTTTCTGGATCAGTTGACACCAGCAGAGAGAGAAGAATTGGTTGTCTCGCAACGGGAACACAGGCGAAAGAGGAAACACAGGAGGCATGTATTG GAGTTGCACAAACTGGGAAAACCTAAACGACCAGTTTCCCCATTCTTTGTGTTTGTACGGGCCAGTCAGGTGGAGAGAGGGGATGCTCCCATACAG TTTGTGAAAGGGTTGGCAGAAAGATGGAAAATGATgcctgaagaagaaaaagag ATGTACAGAGAGGAGGCACAGATGGACACTGAGCGTTATTACCGGCACATGGAAGTCTGGGAAGCTAAGATGATCAAGGCTGGTCGACCAGACCTGGTGAGAGGTTACCACAAAAAATCACGGTCGAGACGGGCTAAGAGGAGGAAGAACCCGTCCAAGAGGAAAGCAAGACGAAAATCAGCAACCAGAAACCAACCTGATGAGATGTATGAGGAGTGA
- the LOC135465971 gene encoding uncharacterized protein LOC135465971: MDNNSWIYFVRDISQLQEKLRSTLSDHHYKSLRQAQTNSNQRLNQKIKGSQKRKFELLSKHTNRESTQRPTGHNSKTVINLSSRTLAPNEATLLAKGLNYIPTQNKIPRDDFVSAIEKGLQQLTPGGNVDYIRHQISDILIKAPKQKPNITQEERTAIKNLCSDNTITIAPADKGRAAVILEKNKFNQLVNDMLNNTTYRQITKDPTPKLEREFRAKLKALQNSNEIDIQLYRKLNTTHPRAPYARATIKVHKNPIKARLLICSRGTVHYYTAQYLTKLLTPLGKTSKSYVKDSAEFCNKIKDILGTAQLISYDVIDLFTNIPREESLDIIRQKLNSGQHPLNTAMKPDSIISLLDSCMHSTYFTWGDDIYKQLHGLPMGSPLSPLISEIHMTEFENKALAASPIKPMCWFRKVDDTFVALTKTDNPQSLLDHLNTQNNRIQFTMEQECNKTIPFLDVLISKRNDKLLTSVYRKPTHSDQYMNYHSNQPNRIKRGIISTLTKRALQISSINLSEEINHLKTAFTTQNQYPPQLVERKISKTLNPVNKTRATRPDHPNIYI, translated from the coding sequence atggataacaattcctggatttattttGTACGTGACATTTCCCAGCTGCAGGAGAAACTAAGGTCGACCCTAAGTGATCATCACTACAAATCATTGCGACAGGCACAAACAAACAGCAACCAACGGCTTAACCAGAAAATTAAAGGATCTCAAAAAAGAAAGTTTGAACTTCTGTCTAAGCACACTAACAGAGAGAGTACTCAACGGCCCACTGGTCACAATAGCAAAACCGTCATCAATCTAAGCAGCCGGACCCTCGCACCCAATGAAGCGACATTACTGGCTAAGGGTTTGAACTACATTCCTACCCAGAACAAAATCCCTAGAGATGATTTTGTGTCAGCTATAGAAAAAGGTCTTCAACAACTCACCCCTGGAGGTAATGTTGATTACATCCGACACCAAATCAGCGACATTCTCATTAAAGCACCCAAGCAAAAACCAAATATCACCCAAGAAGAAAGAACGGCCATCAAGAACCTATGCTCCGATAACACCATCACCATCGCCCCTGCAGACAAAGGAAGAGCCGCAGTTATActtgaaaagaacaaattcaacCAACTAGTCAACGACATGCTCAACAACACGACATACAGGCAAATAACCAAAGACCCCACACCGAAACTAGAAAGAGAATTTAGGGCAAAACTCAAAGCCCTGCAGAACAGCAATGAAATCGACATCCAACTGTACCGAAAGCTCAACACAACGCACCCCAGAGCACCTTACGCCAGGGCAACCATCAAAGTTCACAAGAACCCAATCAAAGCCCGACTCCTGATCTGCTCCAGAGGCACTGTCCACTACTACACGGCACAGTACCTCACCAAACTCCTAACACCTCTGGGCAAAACTTCCAAATCTTACGTCAAAGACTCAGcagaattttgtaacaaaattaaagacattcTAGGCACAGCCCAACTGATCAGTTACGATGTCATCGACCTATTTACCAATATCCCCAGAGAAGAATCCCTAGACATCATACGACAGAAGCTGAACAGCGGACAACACCCTCTCAACACAGCCATGAAACCTGACAGCATAATCAGCCTTCTGGACTCGTGTATGCATTCCACCTATTTCACGTGGGGGGATGACATATATAAACAACTCCACGGTTTACCGATGGGATCCCCCCTATCACCACTTATCTCCGAAATACACATGACAGAATTTGAGAACAAAGCCTTAGCTGCAAGCCCCATCAAACCGATGTGTTGGTTCCGTAAGGTAGATGACACATTCGTAGCACTAACCAAGACTGACAACCCCCAGTCCCTACTTGACCACCTCAACACCCAGAACAACAGGATACAGTTCACCATGGAACAAGAATGCAACAAAACCATACCGTTTCTGGATGTACTTATTAGCAAGAGGAACGACAAACTCCTCACTTCAGTATACCGCAAACCCACACACTCAGACCAATACATGAATTACCATTCCAACCAACCTAATCGGATCAAGAGAGGAATAATATCTACCCTAACAAAACGAGCCCTACAGATATCCAGCATCAACCTCtcagaagaaataaatcacctcaAAACAGCCTTCACCACCCAAAACCAATATCCCCCACAATTAGTAGAGAGAAAGATCAGCAAAACCCTCAATCCGGTTAACAAGACCAGAGCAACGAGACCCGAccaccccaatatatatatataa
- the LOC135469215 gene encoding guided entry of tail-anchored proteins factor CAMLG-like has product MATRAEARRRKILENSEDRLKRLTGRLENDSVRDEVVDEIRDQAEVERRAEARRRKILENSEDRLKRFARGLRNESDAEVALDREEKNDRDPEKSQYLEKTDINKDLSGGKRDNEDIVKHNEQEKVQGDGDVFSDSNPIRNIREERSGRQGSGPVNYARSSSTDCNTGVRSRRIPTSVKQSSDLDESSQHSAEESTNSADIIRQIEVTRLVSCVLGAVLSRWLLPTFLGYLVLQSATVLFLAIEAALFTQQRHLLQTVVLPHKNNLMAGALLLCGIKPELITTYNRVMGIATTVFEDLMVYFFTFITCHLLAS; this is encoded by the exons ATGGCAACACGAGCTGAAGCACGTAGAAGGAAAATCTTGGAGAATTCTGAAGATCGTCTGAAGCGTTTGACTGGTCGTCTTGAAAATGACAGTGtcagag ATGAGGTAGTGGATGAGATAAGAGATCAGGCAGAAGTGGAGAGGAGAGCAGAGGCACGGCGCCGGAAAATCTTGGAAAACTCAGAGGACCGTTTAAAACGCTTTGCTCGTGGACTTAGGAATGAAAGTG ATGCTGAAGTGGCTTTGGACAGGGAAGAAAAAAACGACAGAGACCCAGAAAAGTCTCAATACTTAGAGAAGACAGACATCAACAAGGACTTGTCAGGAGGGAAACGGGACAATGAAGACATTGTTAAACACAATGAGCAGGAAAAGGTGCAGGGAGATGGAGATGTTTTCAGTGATTCTAATCCGATTAGAAACATCAGAGAGGAGAGAAGTGGAAGACAAGGTTCTGGTCCAGTAAACTATGCCAGGTCATCTAGTACAGACTGTAATACAGGTGTCCGAAGTCGGCGTATTCCTACATCCGTCAAGCAAAGCTCAGACCTGGATGAGTCCAGTCAACATTCTGCTGAAGAATCCACTAACTCCGCTGACATCATCCGGCAGATTGAAGTCACCAGGCTAGTCAGCTGTGTGCTGGGTGCAGTGCTCTCAAGGTGGCTTCTTCCAACCTTTCTTGGGTATTTGGTGTTACAG TCTGCCACTGTCCTGTTTCTGGCAATTGAGGCCGCTCTCTTCACACAACAGAGGCATCTTTTACAG ACTGTTGTGTTGCCTCACAAGAACAACCTGATGGCAGGTGCCCTATTGTTGTGTGGAATCAAACCAGAGCTGATCACCACATATAACAGGGTGATGGGCATTGCTACAACCGTGTTTGAGGACCTGATGGTCTACTTCTTCACTTTCATCACCTGCCATTTGCTGGCGTCATAG